In one Methylocaldum szegediense genomic region, the following are encoded:
- a CDS encoding SGNH/GDSL hydrolase family protein: MRIHSRFTSGTLLTALVAAGSALALEPGQNEPKRLFSLGDSMTRGFNANVPLDNLNLSWVNGYHGFWEDLFGLPDVRSHNQRIDANFGTSGRSNQTAAVNGATMADLTAQASGAAGKNVTYATVLLGANDVCKDSIADLPTDEQFRTRFENGIDTLLANLAAGATVQVVAIPNIVEVYNQGRVKQSLGLVDCPDVWARSGSCGSLLSPDATDSDRAFALSRIMAYNQILKELTENKAAQHQDKFISFTDVSFTYPLTQSELSNIDCFHSSWEGQKALSRETWNSGPFRDHQELD; this comes from the coding sequence ATGAGGATTCATAGTCGATTCACGTCAGGAACTTTATTGACGGCATTGGTCGCGGCAGGCTCGGCGCTCGCCCTGGAACCGGGCCAGAACGAGCCAAAGCGGCTCTTTTCGCTGGGCGATTCCATGACGCGGGGCTTCAATGCCAATGTACCCCTGGATAATCTGAACCTGAGCTGGGTCAACGGTTATCACGGCTTTTGGGAGGATCTCTTCGGACTGCCGGATGTGCGGTCGCACAATCAGCGCATCGACGCCAATTTCGGGACTAGCGGTCGCAGCAATCAGACGGCGGCCGTAAACGGCGCGACGATGGCGGATCTGACGGCGCAAGCCTCCGGCGCGGCCGGCAAGAACGTCACCTATGCCACGGTGCTGCTGGGTGCGAATGATGTCTGCAAGGATTCCATCGCCGATCTTCCGACCGACGAGCAGTTCAGGACTCGGTTCGAGAACGGGATCGATACCCTGCTTGCGAATTTGGCTGCCGGCGCCACCGTCCAGGTAGTGGCAATCCCCAATATCGTCGAGGTCTATAACCAGGGCCGGGTCAAACAGTCGCTCGGGCTGGTCGACTGTCCGGACGTTTGGGCGCGGTCCGGCAGCTGCGGCTCACTGCTTTCGCCCGATGCGACCGATTCGGACCGAGCCTTCGCGCTATCCCGGATCATGGCGTACAACCAGATCCTGAAGGAACTCACCGAAAACAAAGCCGCACAGCATCAGGATAAGTTTATCTCGTTTACCGATGTGAGCTTCACCTATCCGTTGACGCAGAGCGAACTCTCGAACATCGATTGTTTCCACAGTTCCTGGGAAGGGCAGAAAGCGCTGTCCAGAGAGACCTGGAATAGCGGTCCGTTCAGGGATCATCAGGAACTCGATTAG
- a CDS encoding radical SAM protein encodes MCNHFGAQEILRLIQKGRAMNSAEKERQGFQAGYLALLASGELEQRVRIARRHLQSCDLCARYCRVDRLKTVRGAVCRTGERTVVYSYGPHHGEEDVLRGWNGSGTIFFSWCNLRCEFCQNWEISQRGEGREVELEELAAMMLNLQARGCHNINFVTPSHAVAQILAATWIAAQQGLTLPLVYNTAGYDSPEALALLDGVIDIYMPDMKYGDSVIAHRYSHVRNYWEVNQAAIKEMHRQVGDLRLDENGLAYRGLLTRHLVLPAGLAGTETVLEFIAREISTETYVNLMGQYYPGYRASALPELSRRIAATEYREALDIAWRLGLTRQADRRW; translated from the coding sequence ATGTGCAATCATTTCGGCGCTCAAGAAATTCTGAGGTTGATTCAGAAAGGCAGAGCCATGAACTCGGCGGAAAAAGAAAGGCAAGGCTTTCAAGCCGGTTATCTCGCTTTGCTTGCGAGCGGCGAACTCGAGCAACGGGTCCGCATCGCCCGCCGGCATCTCCAGTCCTGCGATCTCTGCGCACGCTATTGCCGGGTCGACCGGTTGAAGACGGTCCGGGGCGCGGTGTGCCGTACCGGGGAACGCACCGTGGTCTACAGTTACGGTCCCCATCATGGCGAAGAAGACGTGCTGCGCGGTTGGAACGGGTCGGGAACGATCTTCTTCAGTTGGTGCAACTTGCGCTGCGAGTTCTGCCAGAACTGGGAGATCAGCCAAAGGGGCGAGGGCCGCGAGGTCGAGCTGGAGGAATTGGCGGCGATGATGCTGAACTTGCAGGCCAGAGGATGCCACAACATCAATTTCGTCACCCCCAGCCATGCGGTGGCGCAGATTCTGGCCGCGACATGGATCGCCGCACAACAAGGGCTCACGCTACCCCTGGTTTATAACACCGCCGGCTACGACAGTCCGGAGGCTCTCGCGCTGCTCGACGGCGTCATCGACATCTATATGCCGGACATGAAATATGGCGATTCCGTCATCGCCCACCGCTATTCCCACGTGCGGAACTATTGGGAGGTTAACCAGGCAGCGATCAAGGAGATGCACCGCCAGGTCGGCGACCTGCGGCTGGACGAGAACGGTTTGGCCTATCGAGGGTTGTTGACACGGCATCTGGTTCTTCCGGCCGGCCTGGCCGGGACGGAAACGGTTCTGGAGTTCATCGCCCGCGAGATTTCCACAGAGACTTATGTCAATTTGATGGGACAGTACTATCCCGGCTATCGGGCCAGCGCCCTGCCGGAGTTATCCCGCCGCATTGCCGCGACGGAATACAGAGAAGCGCTGGATATCGCCTGGCGTCTGGGCCTGACGCGGCAGGCCGACCGTCGCTGGTGA
- a CDS encoding Kazal-type serine protease inhibitor family protein yields the protein MKRLFTLLVYFSLVTLLAGCDRETPPKPSETICGTIRGLSCPEGQYCDYGIGQCKVPDTQGVCKTKPTVCTREFDPVCGCDGKTYGNACEAAAAGVSIDHKGECQKNEPVACGGITGAQCPDGQVCVDDPSDNCDPTQGGADCPGICKAK from the coding sequence ATGAAAAGACTTTTCACACTGCTGGTTTATTTTTCTCTGGTCACTTTGCTTGCTGGTTGCGACCGTGAGACTCCGCCCAAACCTTCCGAAACGATATGCGGTACTATCCGCGGGTTGTCTTGTCCGGAGGGGCAGTACTGTGATTACGGCATCGGCCAGTGCAAAGTTCCAGATACACAAGGGGTCTGCAAAACCAAACCAACCGTTTGCACCAGGGAATTTGACCCCGTCTGCGGTTGCGACGGCAAAACTTATGGCAATGCCTGTGAGGCGGCTGCCGCTGGAGTTTCCATCGACCATAAGGGCGAGTGTCAGAAAAATGAACCCGTAGCCTGTGGCGGTATCACGGGAGCCCAGTGCCCCGATGGTCAGGTCTGTGTCGATGATCCTAGTGACAACTGCGATCCCACCCAGGGCGGCGCAGATTGTCCCGGTATATGTAAAGCCAAGTAA